The following are from one region of the Oreochromis aureus strain Israel breed Guangdong linkage group 1, ZZ_aureus, whole genome shotgun sequence genome:
- the LOC116334604 gene encoding DNA-binding protein RFX7 isoform X2 gives MHAFTWIRNHLEEYPETSLPKQEVYDEYKSFCDNLNYHPLSAADFGKMMKNVFPNMKARRLGMRGKSKYCYSGLRKRPFVHMPSLPTLDLHKTGDGPQCDVLDSPGQLSSIKEEVRFAACDLVCEWAQKVLKRQFDAVEDLARFLIDSHYISNKSLAALTIMTGTAAEMKASQTVSAFAPAADAHSFQPHVTMLSSPSVDAKQQLQRKIQRKQQEQKLTSPLPGEGQIRKADDSVPCGSPTPPSPQPTIGIVVTAVPSPITVQRSRPLMSPSPVGTVESKVLPINIQMLTQPVQGVKQSPKHPQNILSSPAGERTARQRYAQILPKPSATTAIALRSPSTMIIANSPIKTVVTPCHVSPVSLVKMAAISLAPNSSETATSLTNVLRPASADINFKVTEDASSSQSVRSSSTVPILAPVARQGQTSNTPSIDVEMEVEAIHESSQMQNLGCQVLPQGAMTNRVKGAVQRAASVPIPQTRGFLGLEETSSNKCSRESSSSTNTVATGDSGNNSANNTSTLHLNPSTQNTSTVSLLNTSRTSSCGENNQTKQGFLSTKSLRKRSGLSPDLSPIKRVFMPQQPVEGAVGPGYGIRNMTGHVSRPGAPARPESAPATREVEVKMTTQVHALGTSPSFRASGFYSVAKTHSSLQRKNISTVMETGTLVGHALIQQHQGHAAVDAHTVPDNPGFPKHSGVGSNSSLEGVQQQPCSQSSPATETLEFLNHASSSGQLPMQTDMTDYFSFDDDVTQDSIVEELVQMEEQMKLNNLQQFGDSVTLQGQQAAMPNNMTSANKNMAFYHAANNNSNPIQTIQTPTPTPMSEMMGGAQGLTGESPCSHIASTTPVDSALGSSRHTPVGTPHSNCSSNVPPSPVECRNPFAFTPISSSITGFHDGSTISSSPVKPMQRPMATHPDKTRLEWMNNSYNSSGGTASRSNSGMEILPGYHSLIDDHFQKPHAFAVPHARHHDNHFGRLTPISPVQQQVASMAKQEGFAVPAPLDNKTANTSAANFRCRSVSPAVHQRNFSGTGAGTNLSNASRSVVSPFNSPVTPEVLNIFANSQTNLGVNSMAQRSRSVPLNIMMQSEVPPTPGQQCSTKSIASVLLSKLDGDHENSVRGVGMNNLPPTYTARMNLTQILESNSSLSCTDNLMTSDSSSTCNLQRPNYLMENSISEQMILSAGQGQIQAAAGEQHQQQSIMSALNSQQQQHQQLDFSSAQDLLTAGNQLMEQVSELTAGADFPGEIRMTSELPSSISDLNALDTNLLFDPSQQQGQYQHAAPEELVDDSLFQQITSEAAHSGGLDWLESKDHPTVGLMG, from the exons gagcTTCTGTGACAATCTTAACTACCACCCGCTAAGTGCTGCAGACTTTGGGAAGATGATGAAAAATGTATTCCCGAACATGAAGGCGCGTCGGCTCGGCATGAGGGGAAAATCAAA ATACTGCTATAGTGGCCTAAGGAAGAGACCGTTTGTTCACATGCCATCTTTACCCACTCTGGACCTCCATAAAACAGGAGATGGA CCCCAGTGTGATGTACTCGACTCCCCGGGCCAGCTGAGCAGTATTAAGGAAGAGGTGCGGTTTGCAGCCTGTGATCTTGTTTGTGAGTGGGCTCAAAAGGTGCTCAAACGCCAGTTTGATGCTGTGGAGGACCTGGCTCGCTTCCTAATCGACAGCCATTACATCAGCAACAAGTCTTTGGCAGCTCTCACCATAATGACCGGCACAGCAGCAG AGATGAAAGCTTCACAGACCGTCTCAGCCTTCGCCCCGGCTGCAGACGCTCACTCCTTCCAGCCTCATGTGACCATGCTGTCCTCTCCGTCTGTCGACGCAAAGCAGCAGCTCCAGAGGAAGATCCAGAGGAAGCAACAGGAGCAAAAGCTGACATCTCCTCTACCCGGAGAGGGACAGATTAGGAAGGCAGACGACAGTGTGCCTTGTGGTAGTCCCACCCCTCCGTCACCTCAGCCAACTATAGGCATCGTGGTCACTGCCGTGCCAAGCCCGATCacg GTTCAGAGGAGTAGGCCGCTTATGTCCCCGAGTCCAGTGGGAACAGTGGAGAGCAAAGTGCTGCCCATTAACATCCAGATGCTGACCCAGCCAGTTCAGGGAGTGAAGCAGAGCCCCAAACACCCCCAAAATATTCTGTCCAGTCCAGCGGGGGAGCGCACAGCTCGGCAGCGCTATGCTCAAATCCTCCCTAAACCTTCAGCCACCACTGCAATCGCTTTGCGCTCGCCCTCCACCATGATCATCGCTAACAGCCCCATTAAGACTGTTGTAACGCCATGTCATGTCAGCCCAGTCAGTCTGGTCAAAATGGCAGCCATATCGCTCGCACCCAACAGCAGTGAAACTGCCACATCCCTGACAAACGTGCTGCGGCCGGCATCTGCAGACATCAACTTTAAAGTTACAGAAGACGCCAGCTCCAGTCAGAGCGTGAGGAGTTCCTCGACGGTCCCCATTTTGGCCCCGGTGGCCAGGCAAGGGCAGACTTCTAACACTCCAAGCATCGATGTTGAAATGGAAGTTGAAGCTATACATGAAAGCAGCCAAATGCAAAATTTGGGCTGTCAAGTTTTGCCACAAGGGGCAATGACAAATAGAGTCAAAGGGGCTGTACAGAGGGCCGCCAGTGTGCCCATACCGCAAACTAGAGGCTTCTTGGGTCTCGAGGAAACGTCTAGCAATAAATGCAGCAGAGAGTCCTCCTCAAGCACTAATACTGTGGCCACAGGCGACAGCGGCAATAATAGCGCTAATAATACAAGCACTTTGCACTTAAATCCCTCCACTCAGAATACCAGCACTGTGTCTTTACTGAACACCAGCAGAACATCTTCATGTGgagaaaacaaccaaacaaagcAAGGCTTCTTGTCCACTAAGAGCCTCAGAAAACGTTCAGGGCTcagtccagacctttcaccAATCAAAAGGGTTTTTATGCCCCAGCAGCCAGTAGAGGGTGCTGTTGGTCCAGGGTATGGTATCAGAAACATGACGGGTCATGTATCCAGGCCAGGCGCTCCAGCTAGACCCGAAAGTGCACCAGCCACCAGGGAAGTAGAAGTGAAAATGACCACTCAAGTCCACGCACTTGGCACTTCTCCTTCTTTCAGAGCGAGTGGCTTTTACTCTGTTGCCAAAACACATAGTTCATTGCAGAGGAAAAACATTTCTACCGTTATGGAAACTGGCACCTTAGTCGGTCACGCATTAATACAGCAACATCAGGGGCACGCAGCAGTTGACGCACACACTGTGCCCGATAATCCCGGTTTTCCAAAGCATTCAGGTGTGGGTTCAAACTCAAGCCTGGAAGGAGTCCAGCAGCAGCCCTGCTCTCAGTCCAGTCCTGCTACGGAAACCTTAGAGTTTTTGAATCACGCTTCATCATCCGGTCAGCTGCCCATGCAGACAGACATGACAGATTACTTTTcctttgatgatgatgtgacTCAGGACAGCATAGTGGAGGAGTTGGTGCAGATGGAGGAGCAGATGAAACTTAATAACCTGCAGCAGTTTGGAGATTCTGTCACGCTGCAGGGCCAGCAGGCTGCGATGCCAAACAACATGACGTCCGCTAATAAGAACATGGCTTTCTATCATGCTGcgaacaacaacagcaacccAATCCAAACAATTCAAACGCCAACACCTACACCCATGTCGGAAATGATGGGAGGAGCCCAGGGACTGACCGGAGAAAGCCCCTGCTCCCACATCGCCTCCACGACCCCGGTGGACAGCGCGCTCGGGAGCAGTCGCCACACCCCGGTTGGGACGCCACACTCCAACTGCAGCAGCAATGTTCCTCCCAGTCCAGTGGAGTGCAGAAACCCGTTCGCGTTCACACCCATTAGCTCCAGCATCACTGGTTTCCATGACGGCAGCACCATCTCCAGCAGCCCAGTGAAACCGATGCAGAGACCGATGGCCACCCATCCAGACAAGACCAGGCTGGAGTGGATGAATAACAGTTACAACAGCAGCGGCGGGACCGCCAGCAGGTCCAACAGCGGAATGGAAATCCTGCCCGGCTATCACAGCCTGATAGACGACCATTTTCAAAAACCTCACGCCTTCGCCGTTCCTCACGCGCGGCACCATGACAACCATTTCGGCCGCTTGACTCCCATCTCGCCCGTGCAGCAGCAGGTAGCGAGCATGGCCAAGCAGGAGGGCTTTGCAGTGCCTGCCCCTCTGGATAATAAAACTGCCAACACTTCTGCTGCAAATTTTAGGTGTCGCAGCGTGAGTCCCGCTGTACATCAGAGGAACTTCAGCGGCACAGGAGCAGGAACCAACCTTTCCAATGCCTCCCGATCGGTGGTGTCTCCCTTTAATTCTCCTGTGACGCCTGAGGTGTTGAACATCTTCGCAAACAGCCAGACAAACCTCGGCGTGAACAGCATGGCCCAGAGGAGCCGCTCTGTGCCGCTCAACATCATGATGCAAAGCGAGGTCCCGCCCACACCGGGCCAGCAGTGCAGCACCAAAAGCATCGCCAGCGTCCTCCTGAGCAAGCTAGATGGAGATCACGAGAATAGTGTGCGGGGTGTGGGAATGAATAATTTACCTCCCACCTACACTGCTCGTATGAACCTGACCCAGATCCTCGAGTCCAACTCCAGCCTGTCCTGCACTGACAACCTGATGACCTCTGACTCCAGCAGTACCTGCAACCTGCAGAGGCCCAATTACCTCATGGAAAATTCTATCAGTGAACAAATGATTCTCTCGGCAGGTCAAGGCCAAATACAAGCAGCCGCTGGTgagcagcatcagcagcagtCCATCATGTCAGCTTTGAactcacagcagcagcaacaccagCAGTTAGACTTCAGCAGCGCTCAAGACCTCCTCACTGCTGGCAATCAGCTCATGGAGCAGGTGTCGGAGCTAACAGCCGGGGCCGATTTCCCCGGTGAAATCAGAATGACATCAGAGCTCCCCAGTAGCATCAGTGACCTTAACGCGTTGGACACAAACCTGCTGTTTGACCCCAGCCAGCAGCAAGGCCAGTATCAGCACGCCGCCCCAGAGGAGCTGGTGGACGATTCGCTGTTTCAGCAAATCACCAGCGAAGCGGCTCATTCAGGTGGTCTCGACTGGTTGGAGAGCAAAGATCACCCAACTGTTGGGCTGATGGGCTGA
- the LOC116334604 gene encoding DNA-binding protein RFX7 isoform X1: protein MADEDPQQQQPPPESGAGSLPGLLPGLQGAEASALQLRIKNSICKSVQSKVENILQDVEKFSDIEKLYLYLKLPSGPSSSVDKSDQSALSSSRTQQMHAFTWIRNHLEEYPETSLPKQEVYDEYKSFCDNLNYHPLSAADFGKMMKNVFPNMKARRLGMRGKSKYCYSGLRKRPFVHMPSLPTLDLHKTGDGPQCDVLDSPGQLSSIKEEVRFAACDLVCEWAQKVLKRQFDAVEDLARFLIDSHYISNKSLAALTIMTGTAAEMKASQTVSAFAPAADAHSFQPHVTMLSSPSVDAKQQLQRKIQRKQQEQKLTSPLPGEGQIRKADDSVPCGSPTPPSPQPTIGIVVTAVPSPITVQRSRPLMSPSPVGTVESKVLPINIQMLTQPVQGVKQSPKHPQNILSSPAGERTARQRYAQILPKPSATTAIALRSPSTMIIANSPIKTVVTPCHVSPVSLVKMAAISLAPNSSETATSLTNVLRPASADINFKVTEDASSSQSVRSSSTVPILAPVARQGQTSNTPSIDVEMEVEAIHESSQMQNLGCQVLPQGAMTNRVKGAVQRAASVPIPQTRGFLGLEETSSNKCSRESSSSTNTVATGDSGNNSANNTSTLHLNPSTQNTSTVSLLNTSRTSSCGENNQTKQGFLSTKSLRKRSGLSPDLSPIKRVFMPQQPVEGAVGPGYGIRNMTGHVSRPGAPARPESAPATREVEVKMTTQVHALGTSPSFRASGFYSVAKTHSSLQRKNISTVMETGTLVGHALIQQHQGHAAVDAHTVPDNPGFPKHSGVGSNSSLEGVQQQPCSQSSPATETLEFLNHASSSGQLPMQTDMTDYFSFDDDVTQDSIVEELVQMEEQMKLNNLQQFGDSVTLQGQQAAMPNNMTSANKNMAFYHAANNNSNPIQTIQTPTPTPMSEMMGGAQGLTGESPCSHIASTTPVDSALGSSRHTPVGTPHSNCSSNVPPSPVECRNPFAFTPISSSITGFHDGSTISSSPVKPMQRPMATHPDKTRLEWMNNSYNSSGGTASRSNSGMEILPGYHSLIDDHFQKPHAFAVPHARHHDNHFGRLTPISPVQQQVASMAKQEGFAVPAPLDNKTANTSAANFRCRSVSPAVHQRNFSGTGAGTNLSNASRSVVSPFNSPVTPEVLNIFANSQTNLGVNSMAQRSRSVPLNIMMQSEVPPTPGQQCSTKSIASVLLSKLDGDHENSVRGVGMNNLPPTYTARMNLTQILESNSSLSCTDNLMTSDSSSTCNLQRPNYLMENSISEQMILSAGQGQIQAAAGEQHQQQSIMSALNSQQQQHQQLDFSSAQDLLTAGNQLMEQVSELTAGADFPGEIRMTSELPSSISDLNALDTNLLFDPSQQQGQYQHAAPEELVDDSLFQQITSEAAHSGGLDWLESKDHPTVGLMG from the exons gagcTTCTGTGACAATCTTAACTACCACCCGCTAAGTGCTGCAGACTTTGGGAAGATGATGAAAAATGTATTCCCGAACATGAAGGCGCGTCGGCTCGGCATGAGGGGAAAATCAAA ATACTGCTATAGTGGCCTAAGGAAGAGACCGTTTGTTCACATGCCATCTTTACCCACTCTGGACCTCCATAAAACAGGAGATGGA CCCCAGTGTGATGTACTCGACTCCCCGGGCCAGCTGAGCAGTATTAAGGAAGAGGTGCGGTTTGCAGCCTGTGATCTTGTTTGTGAGTGGGCTCAAAAGGTGCTCAAACGCCAGTTTGATGCTGTGGAGGACCTGGCTCGCTTCCTAATCGACAGCCATTACATCAGCAACAAGTCTTTGGCAGCTCTCACCATAATGACCGGCACAGCAGCAG AGATGAAAGCTTCACAGACCGTCTCAGCCTTCGCCCCGGCTGCAGACGCTCACTCCTTCCAGCCTCATGTGACCATGCTGTCCTCTCCGTCTGTCGACGCAAAGCAGCAGCTCCAGAGGAAGATCCAGAGGAAGCAACAGGAGCAAAAGCTGACATCTCCTCTACCCGGAGAGGGACAGATTAGGAAGGCAGACGACAGTGTGCCTTGTGGTAGTCCCACCCCTCCGTCACCTCAGCCAACTATAGGCATCGTGGTCACTGCCGTGCCAAGCCCGATCacg GTTCAGAGGAGTAGGCCGCTTATGTCCCCGAGTCCAGTGGGAACAGTGGAGAGCAAAGTGCTGCCCATTAACATCCAGATGCTGACCCAGCCAGTTCAGGGAGTGAAGCAGAGCCCCAAACACCCCCAAAATATTCTGTCCAGTCCAGCGGGGGAGCGCACAGCTCGGCAGCGCTATGCTCAAATCCTCCCTAAACCTTCAGCCACCACTGCAATCGCTTTGCGCTCGCCCTCCACCATGATCATCGCTAACAGCCCCATTAAGACTGTTGTAACGCCATGTCATGTCAGCCCAGTCAGTCTGGTCAAAATGGCAGCCATATCGCTCGCACCCAACAGCAGTGAAACTGCCACATCCCTGACAAACGTGCTGCGGCCGGCATCTGCAGACATCAACTTTAAAGTTACAGAAGACGCCAGCTCCAGTCAGAGCGTGAGGAGTTCCTCGACGGTCCCCATTTTGGCCCCGGTGGCCAGGCAAGGGCAGACTTCTAACACTCCAAGCATCGATGTTGAAATGGAAGTTGAAGCTATACATGAAAGCAGCCAAATGCAAAATTTGGGCTGTCAAGTTTTGCCACAAGGGGCAATGACAAATAGAGTCAAAGGGGCTGTACAGAGGGCCGCCAGTGTGCCCATACCGCAAACTAGAGGCTTCTTGGGTCTCGAGGAAACGTCTAGCAATAAATGCAGCAGAGAGTCCTCCTCAAGCACTAATACTGTGGCCACAGGCGACAGCGGCAATAATAGCGCTAATAATACAAGCACTTTGCACTTAAATCCCTCCACTCAGAATACCAGCACTGTGTCTTTACTGAACACCAGCAGAACATCTTCATGTGgagaaaacaaccaaacaaagcAAGGCTTCTTGTCCACTAAGAGCCTCAGAAAACGTTCAGGGCTcagtccagacctttcaccAATCAAAAGGGTTTTTATGCCCCAGCAGCCAGTAGAGGGTGCTGTTGGTCCAGGGTATGGTATCAGAAACATGACGGGTCATGTATCCAGGCCAGGCGCTCCAGCTAGACCCGAAAGTGCACCAGCCACCAGGGAAGTAGAAGTGAAAATGACCACTCAAGTCCACGCACTTGGCACTTCTCCTTCTTTCAGAGCGAGTGGCTTTTACTCTGTTGCCAAAACACATAGTTCATTGCAGAGGAAAAACATTTCTACCGTTATGGAAACTGGCACCTTAGTCGGTCACGCATTAATACAGCAACATCAGGGGCACGCAGCAGTTGACGCACACACTGTGCCCGATAATCCCGGTTTTCCAAAGCATTCAGGTGTGGGTTCAAACTCAAGCCTGGAAGGAGTCCAGCAGCAGCCCTGCTCTCAGTCCAGTCCTGCTACGGAAACCTTAGAGTTTTTGAATCACGCTTCATCATCCGGTCAGCTGCCCATGCAGACAGACATGACAGATTACTTTTcctttgatgatgatgtgacTCAGGACAGCATAGTGGAGGAGTTGGTGCAGATGGAGGAGCAGATGAAACTTAATAACCTGCAGCAGTTTGGAGATTCTGTCACGCTGCAGGGCCAGCAGGCTGCGATGCCAAACAACATGACGTCCGCTAATAAGAACATGGCTTTCTATCATGCTGcgaacaacaacagcaacccAATCCAAACAATTCAAACGCCAACACCTACACCCATGTCGGAAATGATGGGAGGAGCCCAGGGACTGACCGGAGAAAGCCCCTGCTCCCACATCGCCTCCACGACCCCGGTGGACAGCGCGCTCGGGAGCAGTCGCCACACCCCGGTTGGGACGCCACACTCCAACTGCAGCAGCAATGTTCCTCCCAGTCCAGTGGAGTGCAGAAACCCGTTCGCGTTCACACCCATTAGCTCCAGCATCACTGGTTTCCATGACGGCAGCACCATCTCCAGCAGCCCAGTGAAACCGATGCAGAGACCGATGGCCACCCATCCAGACAAGACCAGGCTGGAGTGGATGAATAACAGTTACAACAGCAGCGGCGGGACCGCCAGCAGGTCCAACAGCGGAATGGAAATCCTGCCCGGCTATCACAGCCTGATAGACGACCATTTTCAAAAACCTCACGCCTTCGCCGTTCCTCACGCGCGGCACCATGACAACCATTTCGGCCGCTTGACTCCCATCTCGCCCGTGCAGCAGCAGGTAGCGAGCATGGCCAAGCAGGAGGGCTTTGCAGTGCCTGCCCCTCTGGATAATAAAACTGCCAACACTTCTGCTGCAAATTTTAGGTGTCGCAGCGTGAGTCCCGCTGTACATCAGAGGAACTTCAGCGGCACAGGAGCAGGAACCAACCTTTCCAATGCCTCCCGATCGGTGGTGTCTCCCTTTAATTCTCCTGTGACGCCTGAGGTGTTGAACATCTTCGCAAACAGCCAGACAAACCTCGGCGTGAACAGCATGGCCCAGAGGAGCCGCTCTGTGCCGCTCAACATCATGATGCAAAGCGAGGTCCCGCCCACACCGGGCCAGCAGTGCAGCACCAAAAGCATCGCCAGCGTCCTCCTGAGCAAGCTAGATGGAGATCACGAGAATAGTGTGCGGGGTGTGGGAATGAATAATTTACCTCCCACCTACACTGCTCGTATGAACCTGACCCAGATCCTCGAGTCCAACTCCAGCCTGTCCTGCACTGACAACCTGATGACCTCTGACTCCAGCAGTACCTGCAACCTGCAGAGGCCCAATTACCTCATGGAAAATTCTATCAGTGAACAAATGATTCTCTCGGCAGGTCAAGGCCAAATACAAGCAGCCGCTGGTgagcagcatcagcagcagtCCATCATGTCAGCTTTGAactcacagcagcagcaacaccagCAGTTAGACTTCAGCAGCGCTCAAGACCTCCTCACTGCTGGCAATCAGCTCATGGAGCAGGTGTCGGAGCTAACAGCCGGGGCCGATTTCCCCGGTGAAATCAGAATGACATCAGAGCTCCCCAGTAGCATCAGTGACCTTAACGCGTTGGACACAAACCTGCTGTTTGACCCCAGCCAGCAGCAAGGCCAGTATCAGCACGCCGCCCCAGAGGAGCTGGTGGACGATTCGCTGTTTCAGCAAATCACCAGCGAAGCGGCTCATTCAGGTGGTCTCGACTGGTTGGAGAGCAAAGATCACCCAACTGTTGGGCTGATGGGCTGA